The following proteins are encoded in a genomic region of Magnolia sinica isolate HGM2019 chromosome 1, MsV1, whole genome shotgun sequence:
- the LOC131217525 gene encoding small ribosomal subunit protein eS30z/eS30y/eS30x yields MGKVHGSLARAGKVRGQTPKVAKQDKKKKPRGRAHKRMQYNRRFVTAVVGFGKKRGPNSSEK; encoded by the exons ATGG GAAAGGTACACGGATCTCTGGCACGTGCGGGGAAGGTCCGGGGACAGACACCGAAGGTTGCGAAGCAGGACAAGAAGAAGAAGCCCAGGGGAAGGGCTCACAAGCGCATGCAGTACAACAGACGTTTCGTCACCGCCG TTGTTGGATTTGGGAAGAAGAGGGGCCCCAATTCATCCGAGAAGTAA